Genomic DNA from Desulfuromonadales bacterium:
TGAAAAGTCCTGTTAAATCGTTGTTCTGACACTAAAAATGCGCATACAGTATACAGTATTTTTTCCTTGACAAAGGTTTTAATTTATCCTAACTTGCACACGGCCGTGCCCCGTGGAAGCCATCCCTGAAAAAGCAGGAATTATCATAAAACATTCGCTGGAGGAGCCGTTTCATGCTAGATAGCTATCTGCCGATACTCGTCCTCATCGCCATCGCCCTGGCTTTCGCCCTGGGATCTGTCGTCATGTCGAGGCTGGTGGGACAGAAGAAGCCGTCCACCGTCAAGCTGGCCCCTTACGAGTGCGGCATGCCTCCCGTCGGGTCGGCTCGCGAGCGCGTCTCGGTCAAGTTCTACATAATCGCAATGCTCTTCATCGTCTTCGATATCGAGGCGGTTTTCCTTTACCCCTGGGCGGTGGTGTTCAAGAGGCTCGGTCTTTTCGGTTTCGTCGAGATGGGGGTCTTTATCGCCATCCTGCTCGTCGGATACGTTTATGTCTGGAAAAAAGGAGCACTGGAATGGGAGTAGAAAGCCTGGGTAACAACGTCATCACCACGTCTCTGGATAAACTCGTCAACTGGTCCCGGTCCAGGTCGCTGTGGCCGATGACCTTCGGTCTGGCGTGCTGCGCTATCGAGATGATGGCGACCGGTGCCGCTCGTTTCGACCTCGATCGCTTCGGTGTTCTTTTTCGTGCTTCGCCGAGGCAGGCCGACTGCATCGTCATTGCCGGGACGGTGACCAAGAAGATGATGCCGGCCATCAAGACCGTCTATGAGCAGATGCCTGAGCCCAAGTATGTTATTGCCATGGGCGCCTGTGCCTGCTCGGGAGGGATTTTCGATACCTATAGCGTGGTGCAGGGGATCGACGAATACCTGCCGGTCGACGTTTACATTCCTGGCTGCCCGCCGCGACCCGAGGGTCTCCTCTGCGGGATTATCAAGCTGCAGGAGAAGATCATGAAGGAGCGCAACTCCTTCGGTGCCGCCATCGGCGTGGGCGAAGTGATCAGCCAGGCTTGAGCGGTCCTTCCTCTAGGCCGAAATCGCAATGACAAGGAATGAGAATATGAGCGTACAGTCTGTAGTTGAAAGCCTGAAGGGGAAGTTCTCCGCTTCGGTCCTGGAGGTCGCCGAATTCCGTGGCGAGACGACGGTTGTCGTGAAGAAAGAGGATATCGTCGCAATCTGTGCCTACCTCAAGAAGGAGGTAGGGTTCAATTTTCTTACTGACCTCTGCGGCGTCGATTATCTCGGGAAGTCTCCCCGTTTCATGGTTGTCTACCATCTGTACAACATCAAGACCCATGAGCGGCTGCGTCTCAAGGTCCCGGTGGAGGAAAAATTTCCGCAGGTCGATACGGTCAGCGGCGTCTGGGCAACTGCCAACTGGCACGAACGCGAATGCTGGGACCTGATGGGGATATCGTTCAATCACCATCCCGACCTCCGCCGCATCCTCATGCCGGAAGACTGGCAGGGGCATCCTCTGCGCAAGGATTATCCGGTTCAGGGCCCCGGGCGCGAACCCTACCAGGGGCGTCTTTCCTAGTCAGTCGCACAGGTTAATCACCGTTTCCCATAGAAGAGGCAGATTATGGCTACGACCGAAACGATGACCATAAACATGGGACCGCAGCATCCCTCGACCCACGGGGTGTTGCGTCTGGTGCTGGAGCTTGACGGGGAGGTTGTCGTCAAGGCCGTACCGCACATCGGTTTTCTCCATCGCGGCATCGAAAAACTTTCCGAACACCGCACCTACCACCAGGTTCTTCCTCTGACCGACCGCCTGGATTATCTGGCGCCGATGCACAACAACCTGGCGTATGTTCTGGCGGTGGAGAAACTGCTGGGAATCACCGACCTGATTCCCGAGCGGGCACAGGTCGTCCGGGTCATGCTGGCGGAATTGACCCGCCTCAAGAGTCACCTTGTCTGGCTCGCCTGCCATGCCCTCGATATCGGCGCCATGACCGTCTTCATTTACTGCTTCCGGGAACGGGAGCGAATCATGGATATTTACGAGAAGGTTTCCGGCGCCCGCATGACCTCCAACTATTTCCGTGTGGGCGGTCTCTCGGCCGATCTACCTGCCGGATTGGAGAAGGAGATTCGTACCTTCGCCGAGGAGATGCCGCGCCACATAGATACTTATGAAGGCCTGCTGACCGGCAACAAGATCTGGCAGAAGCGTGTCCAGGGCGTCGGTCGCATCAGTGCCGAGGACGCCATCGACCTAGGCGTTTCCGGCCCCTCTTTGCGCGGCTCAGGGGTTAATTGGGATTTGCGCCGGGACAATCCCTACAGCGGTTATGAGAACTACGATTTCGAGGTTTCCGTCCAGGATGGCGGCGACACCTGGGCTCGCTATCTCGTCCGGCTCAAGGAAATGCGCGAGTCGTGCAAGATCGTGCGTCAGGCCCTCGACAGGCTCAAGCCCGGCCCCATTCTCGCAGATGCACCGAAGATCGTACTGCCGCCGAAGAAGGACGTGGTCAACACCATCGAAGGTCTGATCCACCATTTCAAGATCATTAGCGAAGGGTTCAAGCCCGAAGCCGGCGAAATCTATCAGAGTGTAGAGAATCCCAAGGGCGAGGTCGGGTTCTACATCGTCTCCGACGGTTCGGCTCGCCCCTATCGGATGAAAATCCGCCCCGCATCCTTCATCAATCTGCAGGCGCTGCCCAAGATGTGCGAAGGAAGCCTGATTGCCGACGTGGTGGCCGTCATCGGGACTTTGGATATCGTCCTCGGCGAGATCGACCGGTAACCGTCACGCGACGAAAGAGGTGTCGAACATGAGTAACACTGCGGAAATTGTACAGGAAGAGGAAATCGATCTGACCGCCGCCAATGCGATTATCGATAAATATATCGACATGAAAGGCGCCTTGATGCCGGTGCTGCAGGAGATCCAGGAGGCCTACGGCTATGTACCGGAGCCGACCGTGCACCTGGTTGCCGATCGGCTCAACGTCTATTCCAGCCAGATCTACGGGGTGCTGACTTTCTATGCCCAGTTTCATCTGGAGCCGCGCGGCAAGTATATCGTCCGCGTCTGCATGGGGACGGCATGCCACGTCAAGGGGGCCGGCCGCATCGGCGATACCCTCAAGGATCGCCTCGGCATCGGCCATGCGGAGACTACGCCTGACCTCAAGTTCACCGCCGAGTTCGTTGCCTGCATCGGCGCCTGTGGCATGGCGCCGGTCATCATGGTCAACGATGCGACCTACGGCAGCATGTCGGTCCAGAAGATGGACGAGGTCATCAAGAAGTACCAGGGAATGGAATAAATCTTCGGTTTTGCCAATTTTACCAACACCAGCGGGGACTCAATCCTATGGCCGCGAATGCTGAAAAGATAAAAGTTCTCATCTGCACGGGAACCGGTGGCCTGGCCTCCGGGGCCAGGGCGGTGGCGGATGCTTTCGAAGAGGAATTTGCCAAACAGGGCGTCGAAGCCAAGGTTGGCAAACGCTGCGAGGTGGTCGGTACCGGCTGCCGCGGCCTCTGCGCCAACGACGTGCTGGTCGATATCGTCGTGCCGGGTCAGGACCCGGTGACCTACGACTTTGTTACCCCGGAACTGGTACCGCAGATCGTCGGTGAGCACGTGCTGGCCAACGAGCCGGTTGCCAAGAAGGTCGCCGGCCCCTACTACGCCAAGTTTCTCGAAAAACAGATGCGCGTCATCTTCTCCCGTTGCGGCACGATCGACGCGGAGAGCATCGAGGATTTCATCGCTCACAAGGGCTTTACCGGCATCCAGAAGGCGGTCACCATGACGCCGGACCAGGTGATCGACGAAGTCAAGCGTTCCGGCCTTCGGGGTCGTGGGGGCGGCGGCTTCCCGACCGGCGTCAAGTGGTCCTTCTGCAAGGCCTCGCCCGGTGAGACCAAGTATCTGATCTGCAACGCCGACGAAGGGGACCCCGGGGCGTTCATGGACCGCTCGGTCCTCGAAGGGGATCCGTACGGCCTCATCGAAGGGATGATGATCGGCGCCTATGCCATCGGCTGCAAATTCGGCTATGTCTATGTGCGCGCCGAATACCCCCTGGCCATCAAGCGGTTGCAGAAAGCCATCGACACCTGCTACGAGCGCGGTATCCTCGGCAAGGACTGCATGGGCCTCGGCTTCGCCTTCGACATGCGAATCAAAGCCGGCGCCGGCGCCTTCGTCTGCGGCGAAGAGACGGCGCTGATGGCCTCCATCGAGGGGCAACGCGGCATGTCCCGGCCCCGTCCGCCGTTCCCCGCCGTGCGTGGCCTCTGGGGTTACCCCACCAATATCAACAACGTCGAGACCTTCGCCAACGTCTCCTACATCTTCTACAACGGCGCCGACTGGTACGCCTCGATCGGCACCGAGGGGACGAAGGGAACCAAGATCTTTGCCCTCACCGGCAAGGTCAAACACACCGGTCTGGTCGAGGTCCCGGCCGGGACGACCATGCGCGAGGTCATCTTCGACGTCTGCGGCGGCATTCTCAACAACCGCAAGTTCAAGGCGGTGCAGGCCGGCGGCCCTTCGGGCGGCTGTCTCCCCGCCGAGGCCCTCGATGCCCAGGTCGACTACGACTCGCTGATCAAGGCCGGCGCCATGATGGGCTCCGGCGGGCTGGTCGTCATGGATGAAACGACCTGTATGGTCGACATCGCCCGTTTCTTCCTCAACTTCACTCGCGTCGAGTCCTGCGGCAAGTGTATCCCCTGCCGCATTGGCCTGAAGATCATGCTCGAAATTCTCGAGCGCATCACTCGCGGGGAAGGGCGCGAGGGAGATATCGAGATGCTCGAGAACATGGCCTACGACATCAAAAAGAGTTCGCTCTGCGGCCTCGGGCAGACGGCCCCCAATCCCGTCCTCTCCACCATCCGCTACTTCCGGCACGAATACGAGGCGCATATCAAGGAAAAGCGCTGTCCGTCGAACTCCTGCAAGGAACTGCTCAAGTTCGAAGTGGTGGAGAACGCCTGCAAGAAATGCGGCCTCTGCTTCAAGATCTGCCCGGTGGACGCCATTACCTGGGAAAAGGGCGGGGTGGCGATCATCGACAAGGACAAGTGCACCAAGTGCACCTCCTGTTACGACGCCTGCCGCTTCATGGCAATCGAGTAGCCGATTCCCTAGCTGATTCTGATAAGAGGTCAAGATGGTAAATCTGACGATTGACGGCAAGAAGGTTACGGTTAAAAGATCGGCGACCATTTACGAGGCCGCGAAGGAAGCCGGCATCGATATTCCGGTCCTCTGCTATGCCAAAAAGCTCCTCCCCTATGGCGCCTGCCGCGTCTGCCTGGTGGAGGTGGAGCAGATGAAGGGGCGGCTGATCCCCTCCTGCACCACCCCGGTTACGGAAGGGATGGTCGTCACCACAACCTCCCCCGAGATCAATAAGGTGCGCAAGACCGTTCTTGAGTTTCTACTGGTCAACCACGTGGTAGAGTGTCCGGTCTGCGACAAGGGCGGCGAGTGCGATCTGCAGGATCTGACCTACGAATACGAAGTGGTGACCAACCGCTTCGAAGGGGTGAAGTTCGACCTCCCCAAGGACGAGGTCAATCCTCTGATTGAGCGCAACATGAACCGTTGCGTGCTCTGCGGCAAGTGCGCCCGCGTCTGCGACGAGATCGTCGGTTACGGCTCCTACTCCTTCATCAACCGCGGCTTCGAGACGAAGATTGCCACCGCCTTTGATCGCGGACTGAACTGCGAGTTCTGCGGCCAGTGCGTATCGATGTGCCCGGTCGGTGCCATCCTGCCGCGCCCCTTCAAGTTCAAGGCACGCCCCTGGCAGCTCAAGGAAGTCGACTCGGTCTGCGGCTATTGCGGCAACGGCTGCACCGTCACCCTTGGCGTACTGGGGAATAAGGTCGAGACCATCCGCTTCAACGACAAGACCGGTGTCAACGACGGTAACCTCTGCATCCGTGGCCGCTTCGGCTATTCCTACGTCAACAGCGAAGAGCGCCTGAAGAAACCGCTGCTGCGCAAGGACGGTCAGTTGGTCGAGGTCGAATGGCCTGAAGCTCTCGCTGCCGTGGCCGACGGCCTCGCAAGGGCCGGCAAGGAAAAGGGGCTCGGCATCCTGGCCGGTGGCCGCCTTACCAATGAGGAAATCTTCCTGCTCAAGAACCTCGCCAAAAGTCTCGGTACGGGCAACATCGACCACTCCGGCGGCGAATGCTACAAGGGGCTTACCGAGGGTCTGCAGCTGACGCTGGGCATCAGTGCCTCGACGGCGACCTTCCCGCAGGTCGAGCAGGCTGACGTCATTCTCGCTATCCGCTCCGACTTTTATGAGACCCACCCGGTCTTCGGCATGGTGGTCAACCAGGCGGTGAAGCGGCATGATGCGCATTTGTTCATCGTCTCCGACAAGAAGGGGAAGTTCACCAAACTTCCCCATGCCGAGACCCTGCTGAGCCGCCCCGGACTTGAGGTCAATATCCTCAACGCCATGGCCCAGGTGTTGCTCGCCGAGGGACTGGCGGTCATCGACGGTGTTGAAGGGATTGACGAGCTTAAAAAGGCGCTTGCTGATTATGCCCCCGAGCAGGTCGCGGCCCAGACCGGGGTGGCCGCTGAGGCTATCCGCCAGGCCGCCCGGCAGCTGGCCGGCGCCAAGAAGAGCGCCATCCTGCTGGCCTATGGCCTTCCCTATACGGCTCAGAGCAGGGAACTGGCGGTTGCTGCGGCCAACCTGGCAATCCTTGCCGGAAATGCCGGGCGCCCCGGAAGCGGGCTCTACCTGTGCGGCGAAAAGGCCAACAGCCAGGGGGCGATCGACCTTGGGCTGCTCCCCGCAGCCGGCGCCCTCGGCGCCCAGGAGATGCTGCAGGCCGCTGCTGCCGGCAAGCTCGGTGCTCTCTACATCATCGGCGAGGACCCCCTGACTTCCTATCCTGATCGGGCCAAGGTGGAAGCGGCCCTTGACAAGGCGTCCTTCGTGGTCGTACAGGACATTTTTCTGTCACCGACGGCCTTGCAGGCCGATGTGGTTCTGCCCGCGGCCTCTTTTGCGGAGAAGGACGGTACCTTCACCAATGCCGAGCGGCGCATCCAGCGGGTTCGCCCCGGCATCGCCAGCCCTGGCGATGCAAAGTCGGACTACGCTATCTTCACCATGCTCGCCGCCTGCCTGGGCCAGCAGGTGAGTTATACAGGCCCTGCCGCAGTTTTCGCCGAGATCGCCGCGGCGGTTCCAGCCTATGCCGGCATCGATTTCAATGCCATCGGTCCGCAGGGGATTGTCTGGGGAGGCGAATCGCTGTCGCCGCGCTGCAAGAAAGTTCTGCCGGTCGCCGGCGGCAAGGCACTCGACGCACCTTTCCAACTGGTGACGGGGAGCGCCCTTTACCACAGTGGCACCATCTCAAGCCGTGCCAAGGGTCCTCTCGCCGTTGTTCCCGAGCCGTATCTGGAACTCAGTCTGCAGGATGCTGCGGCGCTCAAGATCGTCGATGGTGAAATGGTGTCCGTCAAGGGGAACGGCGTGGTGCTCAAGCTCAAGGCCAAAGTCGACAGTCGCCTCCCCAAAGGGGTCGTTTTCGCTCCTTACCATTTTGCCAGCGCCGGCCTGAACCGTCTCTATCGGGGCGAGGCTGCGGTTGCCGTGGAACTGAGCAAGTAACCAGCGCCAGGAGAGATTATGGACTGCCCCAAATGCAAGGCGCCCGTCTCGGTGAGGGCCAAATTCTGCGACCAGTGCGGGGCTAACCTGGCCGCGAATGTCGAGTTCCTGCACCAGCGCGCCCTCGATCATTATCACCGGGGACTGATCGACGAGTCGATCCGGCTCTGGGACGAAGCGATCGGTTTGGAGCCGGGCTACTGTAAAGGTTACTATTACAAGGGGCTGGCGCTCTACGACCGCGGTGACCTTCAACTGGCCGTTTCCGCCTTCCGCAAGGCGCTGGAGGGCGAGAAGGAGCCTTTTCGGGTCTACTTCAAGCTCGGCATGGCCCAGTACGGGCTCGGGGATCTGGCCGGCAGCATCGAAAGCTTCCGTCAGGCCCTCAAACTCAATCCGGGCAGCGCCGAAACCCACTACCGCCTCGGGCTCTCGTGCCTGCGCAACAATGACCTCGATGGCGCTCAGCGGGCACTTGCGGAAGCCCTAGGGATCAACCCCCAGTACACACGGGCGCTCTACATCCTTGGCATGGTTCTTTCTCAAAAAGGCGAGCACGACGAGGCGATTGCTAAATTCCGCAAGGTGGTCGAACTCAGCCCCACCTACACCGCCGCCCGTTTCGAGCTGGGCATGGCGCTGTTCAAGAAGGGCAGCCTGAGTGAAGCGGCCGAGCAGTTCCGGATGGCGGTCGAGTCCAATCAGCGCTTTGCCCCCGGCCACTTCATGCTGGGGGAGTCCTGCCGCAAACTGGGCGAATTCGGCGATGCAATCGGGGCCTACGAGCAAGTCCTGAAGCTCAATCCGAAGGACGCGGACACCTACATCCGCCTGGCCGAGTGCAACCTGCAACTCGATTTCCTCGACGCAGCCCGCGAGGCGCTGAACAAGGCATTGGCAATCAACCCGGACAATCGCGACGCCCAGTACCTGAAGAAGCATCTGGGGGAGATGACCACCCCCCACAAACCCGGTTTTTAGATTGGTATTCAAGTACCGTTATTTGATCAAATCTGACGAAGGAAGAGGATTGACATGACGCCACAAATGTTAAGCCTGTCGAACGCACCGCTGTGGTTCGTCGTCGCGATGCTGGTGAAGATTGCCGCGGTTTTCGGGGTAACCATGCTGATGGTCGCTTACGCCACCTGGGTGGAGCGCAAGGTCATCGGTCACATGCAGACCCGCCTTGGCCCCATGGCTACCGGCTGGCACGGCCTGCTGCAGCCGATTGCCGACGGTCTGAAGCTCTTCTTCAAGGAGGATATCATCCCGGCACAGGCCAGCAAGGTAGGGTTTATCCTGGCGCCGATGATGATTCTCGTTCCGGCGCTGATCACCGTCGCCGTCGTTCCCTTCGGGCCGGACCTGGAGATCGGTGGCTATCTGATTCCGCAGCAGATCACCGACCTCAACGTCGGCATGCTCTATGTCCTGGCGATGGCCGGCCTTGGCGTCTACGGCATCGTCCTTGCCGGCTGGAGTTCCAACAGCAAGTACTCGCTGCTCGGCGGCATCCGCTCCTCGGCGCAGATGGTTTCCTACGAGTTGGCGGCGGGCCTGACCATAGTCTCGGTCTTCATGCTCTCCGAGACACTCAGCCTGCGGGGGATCGTCGCAGCGCAGGCAGGGCCCCTCTGGGGCAGCATCGCCTTCCTCCCCAACTGGTATGTCTTCTCCCAGCCGCTCGCCTTCGGACTGTTCGTCATCTGCTCGCTGGCCGAAATCAACCGCACCCCCTTCGACCTCCCAGAGGCCGAGACCGAGCTGGTTTCCGGCTTCTGCACCGAATACTCCTCGATGAAGTACGCCCTCTTCTTCATGGCGGAATACGCGAACATGATCGTGATCTCGGCTCTCGCTGCCACGCTCTTCCTTGGCGGCTGGGGCGGGCCCTTCCCGGGAGTCATCAACCTGCTGCTGAAGGTCTTTGGTTTCATGTTCTTTTTCATCTGGCTTCGTGCCACCTGGCCCCGTGTACGTTATGACCAGCTGATGTTCCTGGGCTGGAAGGTCTTCCTGCCCCTCTCGCTGCTCAATATCGTGGTCACCGGCCTCGTGGTCGTGTTGGTGCAGTAACTCAAACCTGAGACAAGAGGATACGGCCCATGTTCAAAGAATTCATCCAAGGTCTGAGCATTACCTTTAAACACATGCTTCCTGGGCACTCGACTACGGTCCAATACCCCCTCGTGAAGTTGCAGCCTTCTGATCGCTTTCGCGGTCTGCACCGGTTGGTGCCGGCGCGCGACCGGGAGAAGTGCGTCGCCTGTTATCTGTGCCCGACGGTCTGTCCCGCCAAGTGCATCACGGTCGAGTCGGCGGAAAACGAGAAGGGCGAGAAATATCCCAAAGTTTATAAAATCGATCTGCTACGCTGCATCTTCTGCGGTTATTGTGTCGAAGCCTGTCCAGTCGAAGCCCTCGAGATGACCGACGCCTACGAACTGGCCAACTACAAGCGCGACGACTTCAACTTCACTAAAGAGCGGCTGCTCAAGTAATCGAAGGAGCGTTGAATCCATGGAAATCCTCTTTTTCTACCTGGTCGCCCTGGTCGCGGTCGCCTCCGCCCTGCTGGTGGTCACGTGCAAGAATCCCGTCAACAGCGCCCTCGCTCTGGTGAACACGTTCTTCAGCCTGGCCGTCTTCTACGTCATGCTCGAGGCGCCCTTCATGGCAGCCATTCAGGTCATGGTCTACGCTGGCGCCATCATGGTCCTGATCATCTTTGTCATCATGCTGCTGAACCTCGGAACGGCCACCCTGAAGAAGGTGTCCCACTCGGTGGCCGGCGGCGCGGCGGTAGCGGCACTGACCCTTTTTGTGATCGGCTACTTCCTCAACCGCAGCGAGCCGACCGGGATGACCGGTGACATCACTTCCGAAGTTGTAGCCAGGGTTGGTCATACCGAGTTGATCGGCAAGGCGCTGTTTGTCGATTTTCTTCTCCCATTTGAAATCACTTCCATCCTGCTCCTGGTCGCCATCATCGGGGCGGTGGTGCTGGCCAAGCGTGAAGTCTAGCCGAGAGACAAGGACAGGAGAGAGACCATGATCACCGTTCACCATTACCTGATACTCAGCGCGATTATCTTCTCCATCGGCACCTTCGGAGTCTTGACGCGCAAAAACGCCATCGTCATCTTCATGTGCATCGAGCTGATGCTCAATGCCGTCAACCTGACCTTCATCGCCCTCTCCCATCACCTGGGAAATCTTGACGGCCAGGTTTTCGTCTTCTTCGTCATGACCGTGGCGGCCGCTGAAGCTGCCGTGGGTCTGGCCCTGATGATCACTTTCTTCCGCAACCGGGAGAGCATCGAGGTCGACGACATCAACCTGTTGAAATGGTAGTATCTGCGATTCCGGGATTGCACTAAAGCTCAATCCGCTCAGAGGAGATATAGATGTACGACAAACTGTGGCTCATCCCGTTCTTTCCGCTGCTGGGGTCCGTGATCAACGGACTGCTCGGTAAGAAGATCAAGAATGAGAAGGTGATCGGGGCCATTGGAACCCTGGCCATCGCGTCCTCCTTCGTGGTCTCCTGCAAGTACTTCTTCCAACTGCTCGGCGACACGGAAAAGGTCCACGAGCAGGTGATTGCGTCCTGGATGTCCGTGGGGCCACTGCAGGTCGATTGGGGCTTCCTCCTCGATCCCCTCTCGGCGTTGATGATCATGGTGGTAACCGGGGTCGGCTCGCTGATCCATCTCTACTCCGTCGGCTACATGCACGGCGAGGAAGGGTTCTACCGCTACTTCTCCTACCTGAACCTCTTCTGCTTCTCCATGCTGATGCTGGTACTGGGCAACAATGCTCTCGTCATGTTCATCGGCTGGGAGGGCGTCGGTCTCTGCTCCTATCTCCTCATCGGCTACTACTTTCACAAGCAGAGCGCCGGCGACGCCGCCAAAAAGGCGTTCGTCGTCAACCGCGTCGGCGACTTCGGCTTTCTGCTCGGCCTGTTGACCCTTTACTGGACGCTGGGGAGCGAGCATGGCGTCTGGACCCTCAACTTCGTCGAGATCGCCAAACACGGCCATCTGCTGGGCGCCGGCAGCCTGGTGGTGACCATCATCACGCTCTGCTTCTTCCTCGGTGCCACCGGCAAGTCGGCGCAGATCCCTCTTTACACCTGGTTGCCCGACGCCATGGAAGGCCCCACCCCGGTCTCCGCCCTGATCCATGCAGCCACCATGGTCACCGCCGGCGTCTACATGATCGGCCGAATGAACGGCCTCTTCGCCATGGCTCCCGACACCATGATGACGATCGCCATCGTCGGGGCCGCCACCGCCATCTTCGCTGCCTCGATTGGCCTCGCCCAGAATGATATCAAGCGGGTGCTCGCCTACTCGACAGTCTCCCAGCTCGGCTACATGTTCCTGGCCATGGGGGTCGGTGCCTTTACCGCCGGCATCTTCCACCTGATGACCCATGCCTTCTTCAAGGCCTGCCTCTTCCTTGGCTCCGGTTCGGTCATTCACGCCCTGTCCGGCGAACAGGACATGCGCTTCATGGGTGGTCTGCGCAAGCATATGCCCTATACCCACGCCACCTTCCTCATCGCCACCATCGCCATCGCCGGCATACCCGGTCTGGCCGGCTTCTTTTCCAAGGACGAGATCCTCTGGTGGGCCTTTGCCTCGACCCGTGGCCACTGGCTGCTCTGGCTGGTCGCTGCCGGCGCCGCCGGCATGACTGCCTTCTACATGTTCCGCCTGGTCTTCATGACCTTCTACGGCAAGGAGCGCCTGACGCACCACGCCAAGCACCACCTGCATGAGTCCCCTTTCGTCATCACCCTGCCGCTCATGGTGCTGGCGGTGCTTTCGGTATTCGGTGGTTATGTCGGCGTCCCGGCCATCCTGGGCGGCGCCAACCATATCCACCATTTCCTGGAGCCGGTCTTCGGCCATTCGACCGAAACCTTTGGTCTCTCTGCCCACGGTAGCCACGCTGCTGAGTACGGTCTCATGGGGGTATCCATTGGCATCGCCGTGGTCGGCATTGCCCTGGCCTACCTCATGTACCTGAAGAGCCCGGAGCTGCCGGCCCGCTTCGTCGCCTCCTTCCAGGGCCTGCACCGGGCGGTATTCAACAAGTGGTACGTGGACGAGATTTACGACGCCCTCTTCATCAACCCCACCAAGCGACTCGGCACCTTCCTCTGGAAAGGGTTCGATGTGGTCGTGGTTGACGGCATCGTCAACGGAACCGGCAAGATTGTCGTCGCTTTTTCGAAGGCCCTTCGCTTCACCCAGACCGGCTATGTCCACAACTACGCCATGTCGATGGCGGTCGGGGCTATTGTGATCGTGGCCGTTTACGTCTTCAGGTAAGAGTGCTGTCCGATTTGCCATAGAGAGTAATCAAGGAGCGAATTCCAATGACCGAACATCTTCTCAGCCTGATGACCTTCTTCCCGCTTCTGGGACTGCTGGTCCTGCTTTTCCTGCCCCGGGAGAATGCCGGCCTGCTCAAGGGCTTTACCCTGGCGGTGACGCTGGCCACCTTTTTCATCAGCCTGCCGCCGGCATTCGACGACGTCTTCAAGACCTCGGGCGGAATGCATTACACCGAGTTCGCCAAATGGATCAGCATCGGCGACTATTTCCAGATGAACTACAGCGTCGGCATTGATGGCATCAGCCTCTGGCTGGTCCTGCTGACCACCTTCATCATGCCGATTGCCGTTCTCTCTACCTGGCATGCCGTCGAGAAGAACGTCAAGGGCTTCATGGCCCTGCTGTTGCTGCTCGAAACGGGGATGATCGGCGCCTTCGTCTCCCTCGACCTCTTTCTCTTTTACATCTTCTGGGAACTGATGCTGATCCCGATGTATTTCCTGATCGGCATCTGGGGGGGCAAGAACCGCATCTACGCCGCAGTCAAGTT
This window encodes:
- the nuoL gene encoding NADH-quinone oxidoreductase subunit L, producing the protein MYDKLWLIPFFPLLGSVINGLLGKKIKNEKVIGAIGTLAIASSFVVSCKYFFQLLGDTEKVHEQVIASWMSVGPLQVDWGFLLDPLSALMIMVVTGVGSLIHLYSVGYMHGEEGFYRYFSYLNLFCFSMLMLVLGNNALVMFIGWEGVGLCSYLLIGYYFHKQSAGDAAKKAFVVNRVGDFGFLLGLLTLYWTLGSEHGVWTLNFVEIAKHGHLLGAGSLVVTIITLCFFLGATGKSAQIPLYTWLPDAMEGPTPVSALIHAATMVTAGVYMIGRMNGLFAMAPDTMMTIAIVGAATAIFAASIGLAQNDIKRVLAYSTVSQLGYMFLAMGVGAFTAGIFHLMTHAFFKACLFLGSGSVIHALSGEQDMRFMGGLRKHMPYTHATFLIATIAIAGIPGLAGFFSKDEILWWAFASTRGHWLLWLVAAGAAGMTAFYMFRLVFMTFYGKERLTHHAKHHLHESPFVITLPLMVLAVLSVFGGYVGVPAILGGANHIHHFLEPVFGHSTETFGLSAHGSHAAEYGLMGVSIGIAVVGIALAYLMYLKSPELPARFVASFQGLHRAVFNKWYVDEIYDALFINPTKRLGTFLWKGFDVVVVDGIVNGTGKIVVAFSKALRFTQTGYVHNYAMSMAVGAIVIVAVYVFR